One stretch of Niallia sp. XMNu-256 DNA includes these proteins:
- a CDS encoding YqgQ family protein: MKTIYDIQQYLKKFGIIIYIGDRISDLELMESEVHELYRAQLMDIREYQSAILLLRHEIQQVKEKRK, from the coding sequence ATGAAAACAATTTATGACATCCAGCAATACTTAAAAAAGTTTGGCATTATTATTTATATTGGAGATCGTATATCCGATCTTGAGTTAATGGAATCAGAAGTACATGAATTATATCGAGCACAATTAATGGATATACGGGAGTATCAGTCGGCAATTTTGTTGTTGAGGCATGAGATCCAACAAGTAAAGGAAAAAAGGAAATAA
- a CDS encoding rhomboid family intramembrane serine protease → MLSFREEYLYWRLAHLLIREHGYRFLQLSKSQKEIWLENTEKNDSSFVRIHLHDLDWSNWMQRDIQLTLINGESVRKQLRRRHAHVLNIYVTPYPPVDDYEFRLEKPLVHPKGGKTKVTTIICDRQSGAQQLEELFSSSFDFNLQEDYEQGEIEIEKKAFLLAVEEKIKSEKALLNNGKPIFTYLFIGIQVLIFLLMEFAGGSTNTSVLIQFGAKVNWLILHDGEWWRLFTPIVIHIGLLHLLMNTMALYYLGIMVEKIYGNLRFLFIYLFAGFTGALASLLFSSSISAGASGAIFGCFGALLYFGLIYPKLFKRTMGFNIIILIAVNLIFGFSIPGIDNAGHIGGLIGGFLASAIVHFPNTKKFLYQISAVVLSGFLVTGAIQFSFATPGKFVDEHSALVLAQSYIEKEQFDAAYTILNEFNIENKETVNTLFLLSFSEIKMGKIQEAKTHLYKVIQLKPDFHEAFYNLSIVYYNEENISKAIEYASQALSLQPSNQDYKSWLNEITSSDRESSALGA, encoded by the coding sequence ATGTTGAGTTTTCGAGAAGAGTATCTTTATTGGAGGCTGGCCCATTTACTGATTCGTGAACACGGATATCGGTTTTTACAACTATCAAAAAGCCAAAAGGAAATATGGCTTGAAAATACCGAGAAGAATGATTCATCATTCGTTCGCATTCATTTACATGATCTAGATTGGAGTAATTGGATGCAACGTGATATTCAATTAACATTGATAAATGGTGAAAGTGTTCGAAAACAATTAAGAAGACGCCATGCACATGTACTAAATATATACGTTACACCGTATCCACCTGTAGATGACTATGAATTCCGTCTGGAGAAACCTCTGGTTCACCCAAAAGGTGGAAAGACAAAGGTCACAACTATTATTTGTGACAGACAAAGCGGTGCCCAACAACTAGAAGAGCTTTTTTCCTCCTCTTTTGACTTTAATTTACAAGAGGACTATGAACAAGGTGAAATTGAAATAGAAAAAAAAGCCTTTTTATTAGCTGTGGAGGAAAAAATAAAATCAGAAAAGGCTTTATTAAATAATGGAAAGCCTATATTTACTTATCTTTTCATAGGGATTCAGGTTCTCATTTTTTTATTAATGGAATTTGCTGGAGGCAGCACGAATACATCTGTGTTAATCCAGTTCGGGGCAAAGGTAAATTGGCTTATTCTTCATGATGGAGAATGGTGGAGGCTCTTCACCCCGATTGTCATTCATATCGGTTTATTGCATTTATTAATGAATACGATGGCTCTATATTATCTTGGAATTATGGTTGAAAAAATTTATGGTAATCTTCGCTTCCTATTTATTTATTTGTTTGCAGGATTTACTGGAGCGTTAGCTAGTCTTTTGTTTAGTTCTAGTATTTCAGCAGGTGCCAGTGGAGCTATTTTTGGCTGTTTCGGGGCCTTATTATATTTTGGTCTCATTTATCCAAAACTTTTTAAAAGAACGATGGGGTTTAATATTATCATTCTAATTGCAGTAAACTTAATATTTGGCTTTTCAATACCAGGAATTGATAATGCTGGCCATATTGGTGGTTTGATCGGTGGTTTTCTTGCATCGGCCATTGTTCATTTCCCTAACACTAAAAAATTTTTATATCAAATTTCAGCAGTGGTCTTAAGTGGTTTCCTAGTAACGGGCGCTATTCAATTTAGCTTTGCTACTCCTGGGAAATTTGTTGATGAGCACTCAGCCCTTGTTTTGGCACAATCCTATATTGAAAAGGAACAGTTTGATGCAGCCTATACAATCTTGAATGAATTTAATATCGAAAATAAGGAAACTGTAAATACTTTATTCTTGCTTTCTTTTTCTGAAATAAAAATGGGAAAAATACAGGAAGCAAAAACTCATTTATATAAAGTAATCCAATTAAAACCTGATTTTCATGAAGCTTTCTATAATTTATCCATTGTTTATTACAATGAAGAAAATATCTCTAAAGCAATAGAATATGCAAGCCAAGCTTTATCTTTACAGCCATCTAATCAGGACTATAAGAGTTGGTTAAATGAAATTACGTCTTCTGATAGGGAATCGTCTGCTTTAGGAGCATAA
- the comGA gene encoding competence type IV pilus ATPase ComGA gives MSSIESLADKIITDAVRSCATDVHIIPRRNDTLVQLRISNKLVPKLHLPKEECDRLVSHFKFTASMDIGERRRPQSGSCSYVIDGKMVGLRLSTLPAAQSESLVIRLLPLHEHIPIYQISLFPSMTRKLLALLKHSHGLIVLTGPTGSGKTSTLYSLLNETSHLYNRNVITLEDPIEKENELVLQVQVNEKAGITYTTGLKAILRHDPDIIMVGEIRDAETAKIAIRAALTGHLVLTTMHTRDAKGAIYRLVEFGVNWQEIQQTLVAITAQRLVELTCPYCSGECSPYCLSYGKAKRSSVFELLSGKSLSSALGEVKGEKLISPHQTLRDVIRKGIALGYIKEDEYDRWVFTDEK, from the coding sequence TTGAGTTCAATTGAAAGCCTCGCTGATAAAATCATCACAGATGCAGTCAGAAGTTGCGCCACTGATGTCCACATTATCCCACGTCGAAATGATACTCTCGTACAACTTAGAATCTCTAACAAATTAGTTCCAAAGCTGCATTTGCCAAAAGAAGAATGTGATCGTCTCGTTTCTCATTTTAAATTTACCGCTTCCATGGATATTGGTGAACGCCGGCGACCCCAAAGTGGCTCCTGCTCTTACGTAATTGATGGAAAAATGGTAGGTCTTCGCTTATCCACGCTTCCAGCCGCACAAAGTGAAAGCCTAGTGATCCGACTTCTCCCCCTTCATGAACACATTCCCATTTACCAAATCTCACTTTTCCCGTCTATGACTAGAAAATTATTAGCTTTATTAAAGCATTCACATGGTTTAATTGTACTAACTGGTCCAACAGGTAGTGGAAAAACATCCACTTTGTATTCACTTCTTAATGAAACATCCCATTTATACAATCGAAATGTTATTACTTTAGAAGACCCGATTGAAAAAGAGAATGAACTGGTACTTCAAGTGCAAGTAAATGAAAAGGCCGGAATAACGTACACGACTGGCTTAAAAGCTATTTTAAGACATGATCCTGATATTATTATGGTTGGAGAGATACGTGATGCGGAAACAGCTAAAATTGCGATACGTGCTGCACTAACAGGGCATTTGGTGTTGACGACAATGCACACAAGAGATGCTAAGGGGGCCATTTATCGACTTGTGGAATTTGGGGTAAATTGGCAGGAGATACAGCAGACATTAGTAGCCATTACGGCTCAAAGACTTGTTGAGCTAACCTGTCCCTACTGTTCTGGAGAATGTTCACCCTATTGTTTAAGTTACGGTAAAGCCAAAAGGTCCAGTGTCTTTGAATTGCTTTCTGGCAAGTCACTTTCATCGGCACTTGGTGAAGTAAAGGGAGAAAAGTTAATCAGTCCTCATCAAACATTAAGGGATGTCATTAGAAAGGGAATTGCTTTAGGTTATATTAAAGAAGATGAGTATGACAGATGGGTGTTTACAGATGAAAAATAA
- the phoU gene encoding phosphate signaling complex protein PhoU: MPVRGKFEDDLNNLEGRLVHLVQMTAKALESAMKALDTHDVEMAIKIMEDDTKINILYEEINDFAILLIAKQQPVAIDLRRIIVSIKIATDVERIADFAVNIAKSTIRIGQEPHIKEIKRLKKMYEITSNMLKDALIAYQEEDLGIAKKVADLDNEVDALYGEVIKDLFHLNNQHADNYDQIIQMLFINRYLERAADHITNIAEHVFYLVKGKQYDLNE; the protein is encoded by the coding sequence GTGCCTGTACGTGGTAAATTTGAAGATGATTTAAATAACTTAGAAGGTAGGCTTGTTCATCTAGTTCAGATGACAGCTAAAGCATTAGAATCAGCAATGAAGGCGTTAGATACGCATGATGTTGAAATGGCGATAAAAATAATGGAAGATGACACAAAAATAAATATTCTCTATGAAGAAATCAATGACTTTGCGATTTTATTAATTGCTAAACAACAACCTGTTGCAATTGACCTTCGACGTATTATTGTTTCTATTAAAATTGCAACGGATGTTGAGAGGATTGCTGATTTTGCCGTAAACATTGCGAAATCTACGATTAGAATCGGACAAGAACCTCATATTAAAGAAATTAAAAGATTGAAAAAAATGTATGAGATCACTTCGAACATGCTTAAGGATGCTTTAATTGCTTATCAAGAAGAAGACCTTGGAATTGCTAAAAAAGTGGCTGATTTGGATAACGAAGTTGATGCTTTATATGGAGAAGTGATCAAGGATTTATTCCATTTAAATAATCAACATGCTGATAATTACGACCAAATTATACAAATGTTATTTATTAACCGATATTTGGAAAGAGCTGCTGATCATATTACGAATATTGCCGAACATGTTTTTTACTTGGTCAAAGGAAAGCAATATGATTTAAACGAGTAA
- a CDS encoding DUF2626 domain-containing protein, whose protein sequence is MDRMFRVLGFWTGIFAVMFYVGDMYTTSLIFLGQTGFFILLSYLKLTERMYIYIFGAYLTIFFIGFTYWTTFMMVPGAGGH, encoded by the coding sequence TTGGATCGAATGTTTCGAGTACTGGGTTTTTGGACAGGAATTTTTGCTGTTATGTTCTATGTAGGGGATATGTATACAACATCTTTAATCTTCTTAGGTCAAACAGGTTTCTTTATCCTTCTTAGCTATTTAAAACTTACTGAGCGTATGTACATCTATATTTTTGGTGCTTATTTAACCATTTTCTTTATCGGCTTTACATACTGGACCACCTTCATGATGGTCCCTGGAGCCGGTGGACATTAA
- a CDS encoding M14 family metallopeptidase → MQVKIRQGDTLWYYSRLFMIPINLLIDSNPGINVERLQVGQEIQIPGFYVQSYNIKKGDIFWKLARSRNLSVDALLLLNQSVNPNRLMVGQTIGIPIRVIQSIINRNINYDYAQLVRDIQTLKRQFPFIRIRSIGKSVLDKDLFEIRLGKGTKKVHINASFHANEWITTPILMAHLNTFLLSLTNNQPIRGLVTMPLYQSVDLSIVPMVNPDGADLVLNGPPESIREEVLEINNGSTDFSGWKANIRGVDLNNQFPANWEIEKERKEPKSPAPRDYPGDAPLTEPETVAMADLAQKHDFDRLLAYHTQGEEFYWGYEGLEPPESREIAAEFQRVSGYRAIQYVDSHAGYKDWFIQEFRKPGFTLELGSGVNPLPISQFDKIYEEVLGIFLASLYM, encoded by the coding sequence ATGCAGGTAAAAATTCGTCAAGGGGATACACTTTGGTATTATAGTCGATTGTTTATGATTCCTATCAACTTATTGATTGATTCCAATCCCGGAATCAATGTTGAGAGGTTACAAGTGGGGCAGGAAATCCAAATTCCAGGATTTTACGTTCAATCCTATAATATAAAAAAAGGTGATATCTTTTGGAAACTGGCTCGGTCTAGAAACCTTTCTGTTGACGCTTTATTGCTATTAAATCAGTCCGTAAATCCAAATCGATTAATGGTAGGTCAAACCATCGGGATCCCGATACGAGTGATCCAATCAATCATTAATCGAAATATAAATTATGATTATGCTCAACTTGTCAGAGATATTCAAACCTTAAAAAGGCAATTTCCGTTTATTAGAATTCGGAGCATTGGAAAAAGTGTGTTAGACAAGGATTTATTTGAAATAAGACTTGGTAAGGGAACGAAGAAAGTTCATATCAATGCTTCCTTCCATGCGAATGAATGGATTACAACTCCCATTTTAATGGCTCACTTAAATACGTTTTTATTATCATTAACGAACAACCAACCAATTAGAGGACTGGTTACAATGCCTTTATACCAATCGGTTGACTTATCGATTGTGCCAATGGTGAATCCAGATGGGGCTGATTTAGTTCTAAACGGTCCCCCAGAATCTATCCGTGAAGAAGTACTTGAAATCAATAATGGAAGTACTGATTTTAGCGGATGGAAGGCAAATATACGTGGAGTTGACTTGAATAATCAATTTCCTGCAAATTGGGAAATCGAGAAGGAGAGAAAAGAACCTAAATCACCTGCACCAAGGGATTATCCAGGAGATGCCCCATTAACCGAACCCGAGACAGTGGCAATGGCAGATCTTGCACAGAAGCATGATTTTGATCGTTTGCTGGCATACCATACTCAAGGCGAAGAGTTTTATTGGGGATATGAAGGCTTAGAACCACCAGAATCAAGAGAAATAGCAGCTGAGTTTCAAAGAGTCAGCGGTTATCGAGCGATTCAATATGTAGATAGTCATGCAGGCTACAAAGATTGGTTTATTCAAGAATTTAGAAAGCCAGGCTTCACACTCGAGTTAGGTTCTGGTGTTAACCCTCTTCCGATCTCTCAATTTGATAAAATATATGAAGAGGTACTGGGAATTTTCTTAGCTAGTTTATATATGTAG
- a CDS encoding DUF92 domain-containing protein, whose protein sequence is MTQLFVYAFLLIAVMAANRSRLLTTSGMIAAFFTGLFVNLGFGLKGLFLLVLFFISSSLWSKIKNTNKQQAEEMLVKGSTRDWQQVLANGGVAAFTSALYYITADPIWIIGFCILIACSNSDTWASEIGSMSKRRPYNIRTFKKAERGTSGAVSPLGTFASIVGSFIIALTGYILFELNLSEMIFITIFGFLGNVIDTLLGAYVQAGYLCANCGLKTEKTFHCGHQTRLIKGYSFINNDFVNFFAGFLSLLIGLWIIKM, encoded by the coding sequence ATGACTCAATTGTTTGTATATGCTTTTTTATTGATTGCGGTTATGGCGGCAAATCGCTCAAGGTTATTAACGACTTCCGGCATGATTGCCGCCTTTTTTACAGGTTTATTTGTAAATTTAGGTTTTGGCTTAAAAGGTTTGTTTCTGCTTGTGTTGTTTTTTATTAGTTCAAGTCTATGGTCTAAAATTAAAAATACAAACAAACAACAGGCAGAGGAAATGCTTGTGAAAGGCTCTACGCGGGATTGGCAGCAAGTCTTGGCAAATGGTGGAGTTGCAGCATTTACGAGTGCGTTATATTATATAACGGCTGATCCTATTTGGATCATTGGTTTTTGTATTTTAATTGCCTGCAGCAATTCAGATACATGGGCATCTGAAATAGGGTCTATGAGCAAACGAAGACCCTACAACATAAGAACGTTCAAAAAGGCTGAAAGAGGGACATCAGGTGCTGTAAGCCCGCTAGGTACATTCGCATCAATTGTAGGATCTTTTATTATTGCCTTGACAGGCTATATTTTATTTGAACTAAACCTTTCTGAAATGATATTCATCACCATTTTTGGCTTTTTAGGGAATGTAATTGATACCTTATTAGGTGCTTATGTACAAGCTGGTTATTTATGTGCAAACTGTGGATTAAAAACAGAGAAGACTTTTCATTGTGGACATCAAACTAGGCTTATTAAAGGATATTCATTTATTAATAATGATTTCGTCAATTTTTTTGCGGGCTTTCTTTCGCTCTTGATTGGTTTATGGATTATAAAAATGTAG
- a CDS encoding SAM-dependent methyltransferase → MITYYEYIDFVLYDPQYGYYMRDKEKIGTKGDFITSSNYSDILGKMIAKWFINQTKEYSLPPVFCELGAGNGRFAKAFMEEWYRCCQQRELTYIIIEKSPYHIRLQKEQFDKDWNVKYVDHVKDLEMFKGMLFSNELFDAFPVHVIEKNQGVLNEIMVAIEDKHLVEKVVPLSNNAIANFIKEYKINLVEGQRIEISLDMETMISNISSVLNDGFLVTIDYGYSNEEWQESIRREGSLRGYYQHKLVKNVLKHPGEMDITSHIHWDVLEGIGERYNLKKINRWKQYEFLIDIGILEELENHSDHNPFSETNKRNRAIRSLVMPQGISDSFHVLVQKKT, encoded by the coding sequence ATGATTACTTATTACGAATACATCGATTTTGTCTTGTACGATCCACAATATGGATACTATATGAGGGATAAAGAAAAAATTGGAACTAAGGGAGACTTCATTACCTCAAGTAATTACTCAGATATACTAGGAAAGATGATCGCAAAATGGTTTATAAATCAAACAAAAGAATATTCGTTGCCTCCCGTATTTTGTGAGTTAGGGGCAGGCAATGGCCGTTTTGCAAAGGCGTTTATGGAAGAATGGTATAGGTGTTGTCAACAAAGAGAGTTGACTTATATTATCATTGAAAAAAGTCCCTATCATATTCGATTGCAAAAGGAGCAATTCGATAAAGATTGGAATGTAAAGTATGTTGATCATGTTAAGGATCTAGAGATGTTTAAAGGAATGTTGTTTAGTAATGAGTTATTTGACGCTTTTCCGGTCCATGTGATTGAAAAAAATCAAGGTGTGTTAAACGAAATTATGGTTGCCATTGAAGATAAGCATTTAGTAGAAAAGGTTGTTCCACTATCAAATAATGCCATTGCTAATTTTATCAAGGAATACAAAATTAATTTAGTTGAAGGGCAGCGAATTGAGATATCGCTTGACATGGAAACAATGATTTCTAACATTAGTTCTGTTCTGAACGATGGGTTTCTCGTAACCATTGACTATGGATATAGCAATGAAGAATGGCAAGAGTCTATAAGAAGAGAAGGAAGCTTAAGAGGCTATTACCAGCATAAACTTGTGAAGAATGTACTCAAACATCCTGGAGAAATGGACATTACAAGTCATATTCATTGGGATGTACTAGAAGGAATTGGTGAAAGGTATAACCTTAAGAAAATAAATAGGTGGAAGCAATACGAATTTTTAATAGACATTGGCATCCTAGAAGAGTTAGAAAATCATAGTGACCACAACCCATTTTCAGAAACGAACAAGCGCAATCGAGCAATTCGTAGTTTAGTTATGCCACAGGGAATCAGTGATAGCTTCCATGTTTTGGTACAGAAAAAAACTTGA
- the rpmG gene encoding 50S ribosomal protein L33, with amino-acid sequence MRVNITLACTECGDRNYISKKNKRNNPDRLELKKYCPRENRTTAHRETK; translated from the coding sequence ATGCGTGTTAATATTACGTTAGCTTGCACAGAGTGTGGAGACCGTAACTATATTTCTAAAAAGAATAAGCGAAATAATCCAGATCGTCTTGAGCTTAAAAAATATTGCCCAAGAGAAAACCGCACAACTGCACACCGTGAAACAAAATAA
- a CDS encoding DUF2759 domain-containing protein: MGTVIIFLLVAILAAIGLLRSLKSKNILGILFAFGTLAVFGWFSIMTFLNNGFPATH, translated from the coding sequence ATGGGTACTGTCATTATCTTCCTACTAGTAGCAATTCTAGCGGCTATTGGTCTCTTACGTTCTTTAAAAAGTAAAAATATTTTAGGTATCCTTTTTGCTTTTGGTACTTTAGCCGTCTTTGGTTGGTTCTCTATCATGACCTTCTTAAATAATGGTTTTCCAGCTACACATTAA
- a CDS encoding MBL fold metallo-hydrolase — MEWKQVPLGQMQTNCYVLKKEDFSCLIIDPGSEGEKLIQYLREEDLKPIAIVLTHAHYDHIGAVDTIRSAYDIPVYVHHLEKDWLSSPALNLSEKMPAGKVQVNEADEIIMGEQELTIESFSFKIYETPGHSPGSISLYFEDAGIVCSGDALFSGSIGRSDLPGGNQELLLKSIHDKLLTLPENTAVLCGHGPVTTIGNEMNTNPFLNGF, encoded by the coding sequence ATGGAATGGAAACAAGTTCCACTAGGACAAATGCAAACCAATTGTTATGTCCTAAAGAAAGAGGATTTTTCATGCTTAATCATTGACCCAGGTAGTGAAGGTGAGAAGCTAATTCAATACCTTCGTGAAGAAGATTTAAAACCAATTGCAATTGTATTAACTCATGCTCATTATGATCATATTGGAGCCGTTGATACGATTCGAAGTGCTTATGATATTCCTGTGTATGTCCACCATTTGGAGAAAGATTGGCTTTCATCACCAGCACTTAACCTATCAGAAAAGATGCCTGCAGGGAAAGTACAGGTAAATGAAGCGGATGAAATCATTATGGGTGAACAAGAATTAACGATTGAATCTTTTTCATTTAAAATTTATGAAACACCTGGTCATTCTCCAGGCAGCATTTCATTATATTTTGAGGATGCTGGAATCGTATGCTCAGGAGATGCTTTATTTAGTGGAAGTATTGGTCGTTCAGATTTGCCTGGAGGAAACCAAGAACTACTGCTAAAAAGCATTCATGATAAACTACTAACATTACCAGAGAACACAGCTGTACTTTGCGGACATGGACCAGTAACGACCATTGGGAACGAGATGAATACTAATCCATTTTTAAATGGCTTTTAA
- a CDS encoding helix-turn-helix domain-containing protein: MEQTLKITNVLSDPTRYYIYNYISTRHQEVTVQEIAEKFDIHPNVARLHLTKLEDVNMLVSETRKTGKGGRPSRLYRLSKDVIQLHFPYRDYQLLSKIAIETMASLGEVGQKALYETGRKFGLELIEQELSKNMQSVDKLTFDEKINIIKTASTIAGLSPDFQVSEDKTKVHFQVFNCPFKEVAQQHIENVCEMHVEFLKGMFQALFSDIDLIEGDNMLKDKGCEACTYKAVFAN; encoded by the coding sequence ATGGAACAAACACTCAAAATAACCAATGTACTATCCGATCCAACCCGTTATTATATTTATAACTATATTTCGACACGACACCAAGAAGTAACAGTACAAGAAATTGCTGAAAAGTTCGATATTCACCCAAATGTTGCACGTCTTCATTTAACAAAGCTAGAAGATGTAAATATGCTCGTATCTGAAACGAGAAAAACAGGAAAAGGCGGGAGACCAAGCAGACTTTATCGTCTTTCAAAAGATGTCATTCAACTCCACTTTCCATACCGCGATTACCAATTACTCTCTAAAATTGCGATTGAGACAATGGCTTCTTTAGGGGAAGTTGGGCAAAAGGCACTTTATGAAACAGGTCGAAAGTTTGGTCTAGAGTTGATTGAACAGGAACTTTCTAAAAACATGCAGTCAGTGGACAAGTTAACCTTTGACGAAAAGATCAATATTATTAAAACAGCTTCTACAATCGCAGGACTTTCTCCTGATTTTCAAGTCAGCGAAGACAAAACAAAGGTACATTTCCAAGTTTTCAATTGTCCATTCAAAGAAGTAGCTCAACAACATATTGAAAATGTTTGTGAAATGCATGTTGAATTCCTTAAAGGAATGTTCCAAGCATTATTTAGTGATATTGACCTAATAGAGGGAGATAACATGCTTAAAGATAAAGGTTGTGAAGCATGTACGTACAAAGCTGTTTTTGCTAATTAA